The following are encoded in a window of Castanea sativa cultivar Marrone di Chiusa Pesio chromosome 5, ASM4071231v1 genomic DNA:
- the LOC142635565 gene encoding uncharacterized protein LOC142635565: MRGQPSTEGEQVLKIKEQDEWMTPIVRHLKEGWLLEYKMEARKIQIRTACFIIIDDVLYGSGYSFPYLRCASSEEADYVLRVIHKGICGNHARVRSLAGKALRVGYYWPTLQKDEYNIVRACDKCQRFANV, from the coding sequence ATGAGGGGGCAACCAAGCACAGAAGGTGAACAAGTTCTGAAGATAAAAGAACAAGATGAGTGGATGACTCCCATCGTTCGTCACTTGAAAGAAGGGTGGCTCCTTGAATATAAGATGGAAGCAAGGAAGATACAGATCAGAACAGCTTGCTTCATCATTATTGACGACGTGCTTTACGGATCAGGATATTCATTCCCATATCTAAGATGTGCCAGTTCTGAAGAAGCGGATTATGTGCTCCGCGTAATACAcaagggaatttgtggaaatcACGCTAGGGTAAGATCCTTAGCAGGAAAGGCACTCAGAGTAGGATATTACTGGCCAACCTTACAGAAAGACGAATACAACATCGTTAGAGCatgcgacaagtgtcaacgtTTCGCAAATGTCTAG